From the genome of Tistrella bauzanensis:
CTCGATCCTGCTCGCGGGGTGCCCCGACGCGGTGACGGCCGACCTCCCGCCCACCGACGGCGCGCGGGAGCGGCCGCGCCTGACCGAGCTTGGCATGGCCGCCTATACCGCAAGCGGCGTGATCGGCGCGCCGCGCGATGCCACGGCGGCCAAGGGGCGGGTGCTGCTCGACCATCTGGGCAATGCCGGTGCCGCCGACCTGGTCGCCGCCGTTGCTCTGGCCTCCGGGGGCGCCGGCTGCTAGCCTCGGATGGTTCTGAGGTCTTCGTCCTGTCGTCTCGTCCTGTGACAGCAAGGCACGCATGCCCGATCGCCCGATGCCGATCCATTCCGCCGCTACCCGTGTCGTTCCCGACATCGTCAATGGCGACCGGATGGCCGATGTCATCTTCATCTGCGATCACGCCAGCAACGTGATCCCGCCTGATCTGGCCGGGCTGGGCCTGCCGCCGGCGGTGCTGGGGCTGCATATCGCCTGGGATATCGGGGCGGCCGACATCACCCGCCGGCTGGCCGGTGCCTTCGGCGCGCCGGCGGTGCTCGCCACCGTGTCGCGTCTGGTGCTCGACGTGAACCGGTTCCTCGACGATCCGGCCTCGCTGCTGGCACAGAGCGACGGGATCGAGGTGCCGGGCAATCGCGGGGCGTCGGCTGAGGAGCATCACGCCCGCGCGGCCCGCGTCTTCCATCCCTATCATGCCGCGATCGACCGG
Proteins encoded in this window:
- a CDS encoding N-formylglutamate amidohydrolase, translating into MPDRPMPIHSAATRVVPDIVNGDRMADVIFICDHASNVIPPDLAGLGLPPAVLGLHIAWDIGAADITRRLAGAFGAPAVLATVSRLVLDVNRFLDDPASLLAQSDGIEVPGNRGASAEEHHARAARVFHPYHAAIDRMITRLVASGRRPALVAVHSCTDRMEGVLRPWHVGVLWGRDDRLARPLLASLGRQTGIVVGDNQPYSLQLVRGYTTEIHGERRGLPYVALEIRQDLIADPAGAAAWAGRIAAGLSAALAALD